The proteins below come from a single Zea mays cultivar B73 chromosome 8, Zm-B73-REFERENCE-NAM-5.0, whole genome shotgun sequence genomic window:
- the LOC100382224 gene encoding uncharacterized LOC100382224 translates to MPPPPPLDSLLPPPPPLPDFSPSPAKIHRSISMPLPPSSGNRNPAMLRSDSIREEDEDEAEREEEEEDDGHLDDRRQRLRHRPPLPPPLSPPPPDTPVTPQPPPPPPPPPSSEMKAGVATWDYFFSMDEGMASIAPDDEEIMAGPEEKYVPPLPPRPPHSPPLAAVPLSEEFEEEPRTPEMPIPPASLPPKPPKRSSKKKGKEKLKAAHHQHTESAPLVTLVTGGKAGKLVTAEMPRVDLLRVLAEIDERFLKASESAGEVSKALEANRMHYHSNFADNRGHIDHSARVMKIITWNRSFKGMQNGDDGKDDFENDELETLATVVDKILAWEKKLYDEVKAGEIMKLEYQRKVALLNRQKKHNAAIEVLEKTKAAVTHLHTRYIVDMQSMDSTVSEIQYLRDNQLYPRLLDLTDRMAKMWEDMKIHHANQLKIVLNLKSVDIPDSNIETSDYHHSHTRQLRDIVDKWITNFTDFMNCQKEYINALYGWLKLNLIPIESSLKEKVASPPRMQQPPIKAFLYAWHEHLAKLPDDLAKTAIVTFRAVLDTILGVQDEELKQKEICEQTRREYIRKARAFEDWCHKHPQPRAIDVDPDSGEGTGHKDVVTEKRFAVESLKSKLDDEIESHNKLSKQVREKSLSILKAHLPELFRALTDFSDASFEMYSKLRLMSLMQDQGNN, encoded by the exons atgccgccgccgccaccgctcGACTCGCtgctaccgccgccgccgcctctgccgGATTTCTCGCCATCGCCGGCGAAGATCCACCGCTCCATTAGCATGCCACTGCCGCCGTCGTCCGGCAACAGAAATCCCGCCATGCTCCGCAGCGACTCCATTAGggaggaggacgaggacgaggcagagagggaggaggaagaggaggacgacggCCATCTCGACGACCGTCGGCAGCGGttgcgccaccgcccgccactgCCCCcgcccttgtcgccgccgccgccggataCGCCGGTGACTCCtcagcctccgccgccgccgcctcccccgCCCTCGTCGGAGATGAAGGCAGGAGTTGCCACGTGGGACTATTTCTTCTCCATGGACGAGGGAATGGCCTCCATCGCCCCTGATGACGAGGAGATCATGGCGGGGCCGGAAGAGAAGTACGTCCCGCCTTTGCCACCGCGCCCGCCTCATTCCCCTCCGCTGGCGGCCGTGCCGCTATCTGAGGAGTTTGAGGAGGAGCCGCGGACGCCGGAGATGCCCATTCCGCCTGCATCTCTGCCCCCGAAGCCGCCCAAGCGCTCGTCCAAaaagaaggggaaggagaagcttAAAGCGGCGCACCATCAACACACAGAGTCGGCGCCACTGGTCACGCTGGTCACCGGTGGTAAGGCGGGGAAGTTAGTCACCGCCGAGATGCCGCGTGTGGACCTCCTCCGTGTGCTTGCAGAAATCGACGAGAGGTTCTTGAAGGCGTCAGAGAGCGCCGGTGAGGTATCTAAGGCGCTGGAGGCCAACAGGATGCATTACCACTCCAATTTCGCCGACAACCGAG GGCATATTGATCATTCTGCAAGGGTCATGAAAATAATTACATGGAATAGATCCTTTAAAGGAATGCAAAATGGCGATGATGGGAAAGATGACTTCGAAAATGATGAATTGGAGACCTTGGCAACTGTAGTTGATAAAATCTTAGCATGGGAGAAAAAGCTCTATGATGAAGTGAAG GCTGGTGAGATTATGAAGCTTGAGTATCAGAGGAAGGTTGCTTTGTTAAATAGACAAAAGAAACACAATGCTGCCATTGAGGTTCTTGAGAAAACGAAAGCTGCGGTAACCCACTTACATACTAGATACATAGTTGATATGCAATCAATGGATTCAACTGTGTCAGAAATTCAGTATCTCCGTGATAACCAACTGTACCCAAGACTATTGGATCTtactgaccg GATGGCAAAAATGTGGGAGGACATGAAGATACATCACGCAAATCAGCTGAAAATTGTCCTAAATCTGAAGTCTGTTGATATTCCTGATTCCAATATTGAAACAAGTGATTATCACCACAGCCACACACGGCAGCTGCGTGATATTGTAGATAAGTGGATCACAAATTTTACTGACTTCATGAACTGTCAAAAGGAATACATAAATGCTCTCTATGGCTGGTTGAAGTTGAACCTTATACCCATAGAGAGCAGCCTGAAGGAGAAAGTAGCATCGCCACCTAGGATGCAGCAACCTCCTATCAAAGCCTTTCTTTATGCCTGGCATGAGCACCTAGCCAAGCTGCCTGATGATCTTGCCAAGACAGCCATTGTCACTTTTCGAGCAGTCTTGGATACCATATTGGGTGTTCAAGATGAGGAGTTGAAACAGAAGGAGATCTGTGAGCAGACTCGTAGGGAATACATACGTAAGGCCCGGGCTTTTGAGGATTGGTGCCACAAGCATCCACAGCCCAGAGCGATCGACGTCGATCCAGATAGCGGTGAGGGGACAGGACATAAGGATGTAGTCACCGAGAAGAGATTCGCAGTGGAGAGCTTGAAGAGCAAGCTTGACGATGAAATTGAATCCCATAATAAGCTATCAAAGCAGGTCAGGGAGAAGTCCCTCTCGATCCTGAAGGCACATCTCCCAGAGCTGTTCCGTGCTCTGACCGACTTCTCCGACGCCTCCTTCGAAATGTACTCGAAGCTGAGGCTGATGTCGTTGATGCAGGATCAGGGAAACAACTAG